A DNA window from Moorella thermoacetica contains the following coding sequences:
- a CDS encoding M24 family metallopeptidase yields the protein MTARYANRIEKARELMIEKDLDLLFVVNRENLIYFTGLTQIECLAVLIPREGEPCAVTLWLDADYVERESGLTTYGYYFPRESLASKVVERIKAYGFKVPRIGFERYFVDFAVYDGLRRAFPEASFTGASDLFYRLRSIKEPTEVELLRRAAAAACRGMEAAIKSVRPGVTELDILAEAEYAMLKAGSGGSSFRPQVVSGERVLLTHPCASNKKIAPGEAVVIHLGATYEGYCAKMCRTVAVGRIPPEQENIYYLLLEAQGRAIAALRPGVTAGTVDAAARQVVEVAGYGDSYLEVVGYGVGLRQSEFYPIVGRGREEVIEAGMVVDLLLPTIYRPGIGGPRVTDVIYVGREKNEILTDYPRELVRV from the coding sequence TTGACAGCACGTTATGCCAACCGTATTGAGAAGGCCCGGGAACTGATGATAGAAAAAGACCTGGATCTGCTCTTTGTGGTCAACCGGGAGAACCTGATTTACTTTACCGGCCTGACCCAGATCGAGTGCCTGGCCGTGCTTATCCCCAGGGAGGGAGAACCATGTGCTGTGACCCTCTGGCTGGATGCTGATTATGTAGAACGGGAGTCAGGGCTCACCACCTATGGCTATTACTTTCCACGGGAGAGCCTGGCCAGCAAAGTTGTGGAACGCATCAAGGCCTATGGTTTCAAGGTACCGCGTATAGGTTTTGAACGCTACTTTGTCGATTTTGCCGTCTACGACGGCCTGCGCCGGGCCTTTCCGGAGGCCAGCTTTACCGGGGCAAGCGATCTCTTTTATCGCCTTCGCTCCATTAAAGAACCAACGGAAGTAGAACTCCTGCGGCGGGCGGCGGCGGCCGCCTGCCGCGGCATGGAAGCGGCCATCAAAAGCGTCCGGCCGGGGGTCACGGAGCTGGACATCCTGGCCGAAGCGGAATACGCCATGTTGAAAGCAGGCTCAGGTGGGTCTTCCTTCCGGCCTCAGGTGGTCTCTGGGGAACGGGTCCTCCTGACCCACCCCTGTGCGAGCAATAAAAAGATTGCGCCGGGGGAGGCGGTGGTCATCCACCTGGGCGCGACTTACGAGGGTTACTGTGCCAAGATGTGCCGGACCGTGGCTGTAGGCCGGATCCCTCCGGAGCAAGAAAATATCTACTATCTCCTGCTGGAGGCCCAGGGCCGGGCCATAGCCGCTTTAAGGCCCGGGGTCACGGCAGGGACGGTGGATGCCGCCGCCAGGCAGGTTGTAGAAGTCGCCGGCTATGGCGATAGTTACCTGGAGGTGGTGGGTTACGGCGTGGGCCTGCGCCAGTCGGAGTTCTACCCCATTGTCGGTAGAGGGCGGGAGGAGGTTATCGAGGCCGGCATGGTAGTAGACCTGCTCCTGCCGACCATCTACCGTCCCGGCATTGGCGGGCCCAGGGTGACGGATGTTATCTATGTCGGCCGGGAAAAGAACGAGATCCTGACGGATTACCCGCGGGAACTGGTACGGGTGTAG
- a CDS encoding benzoate/H(+) symporter BenE family transporter, which yields MAIAKATTPRKSGLIEPGPGYASGFGDLPRHLNVNTVTAGIIATVFGCTGPALIVMNAAANGKLTQAQTISWLFSIYFFGGLLGVLLAGYYKQPINGAYSIPGAVMLASAIPLFPFNQVVGAYFIAGVLVLLLGISGLIGKVMRWLPGPIVMAMIAGAMIRFGTGIITSVQKAPLIAGIGLLVYLLMSRLTKKVSPVLGALVAGVIAALFFGGFKFSAVNVQWIAPQVFWPEFSLGSFLSIGIPLAALVVGAENAQAIGVLMAEGYKPPINMMTIVSGIGGIVTSFFGGHNANIAGPMTAICASSEAGEDKNGRYAASIVNGVTFGAFGLVASVAVPFVKALPADLVSLLAGLAMIGVLVSSFEMAFASKKFKVGAFFALVIAMSGITVLKISAPFWALVGGVVVSLLVEPKDFE from the coding sequence GTGGCAATTGCTAAAGCCACCACACCTCGAAAGAGTGGCCTGATTGAACCCGGCCCAGGGTATGCTTCTGGTTTCGGCGACCTACCGCGCCACTTGAATGTTAATACCGTCACGGCAGGCATCATTGCCACTGTCTTTGGTTGTACCGGTCCGGCTTTGATTGTGATGAATGCCGCAGCCAATGGTAAATTGACCCAGGCCCAGACCATCTCCTGGCTCTTTTCCATCTATTTCTTTGGCGGCCTGCTGGGCGTGTTGCTGGCTGGTTACTACAAACAGCCCATCAACGGCGCCTACTCGATCCCGGGAGCGGTGATGCTCGCATCAGCCATACCTTTATTCCCCTTTAACCAGGTAGTAGGTGCTTATTTTATTGCTGGCGTTCTGGTACTCTTATTGGGTATTTCCGGCCTCATCGGTAAAGTTATGCGCTGGCTACCAGGACCAATTGTCATGGCTATGATTGCCGGGGCAATGATTCGCTTTGGTACCGGGATTATCACCTCGGTCCAAAAGGCACCCCTGATTGCCGGTATCGGCCTGCTGGTCTACCTCCTTATGTCCCGGTTAACGAAAAAGGTGTCGCCTGTCCTGGGTGCTCTAGTAGCCGGGGTAATCGCGGCCCTCTTTTTTGGCGGTTTTAAATTTTCGGCTGTCAACGTTCAGTGGATTGCTCCTCAGGTATTTTGGCCAGAGTTCAGCCTGGGCTCCTTCTTATCCATTGGTATTCCCCTCGCGGCACTGGTGGTCGGGGCTGAAAACGCCCAGGCCATCGGCGTCCTCATGGCCGAGGGGTATAAACCCCCCATTAATATGATGACCATTGTCAGCGGCATTGGCGGTATAGTGACTTCCTTCTTCGGAGGGCATAATGCCAATATCGCCGGTCCCATGACGGCTATCTGCGCTTCCAGTGAAGCAGGAGAAGATAAAAACGGCCGCTATGCAGCCAGTATCGTTAATGGTGTTACTTTTGGAGCTTTTGGCCTTGTTGCCAGCGTAGCCGTACCCTTTGTCAAGGCTTTGCCGGCGGACCTGGTATCTCTCCTGGCTGGCCTGGCTATGATCGGCGTACTGGTTAGCTCCTTTGAAATGGCCTTTGCGTCTAAAAAGTTTAAAGTCGGAGCGTTCTTTGCCTTGGTCATCGCCATGTCGGGGATCACCGTCTTGAAGATTAGTGCTCCCTTCTGGGCCCTGGTTGGCGGAGTGGTTGTTTCCCTGCTGGTTGAACCCAAAGACTTTGAGTAA
- a CDS encoding type II toxin-antitoxin system VapC family toxin yields the protein MKKLFVDTSAWVAVVNRRDQYHTIAAPFYKKALKEYGQLLTTNLVAAETYVLLRLDSGLDVALGWWEKISASLKIQVVYIDSDITTEAVKLLRKFDDQTFSLTDAVSFKVMERGGIEEAFAFDVHFKVAGFTMLP from the coding sequence GTGAAGAAGTTGTTTGTAGATACTTCGGCCTGGGTAGCAGTAGTCAACCGCCGGGATCAGTACCATACCATTGCGGCCCCCTTTTATAAAAAAGCACTGAAAGAATATGGACAGCTTCTAACGACTAATCTGGTGGCTGCTGAAACCTATGTTTTATTACGCCTCGATAGCGGTCTGGATGTAGCGTTGGGCTGGTGGGAGAAAATAAGTGCCTCACTGAAAATCCAGGTTGTCTATATAGATTCAGATATTACAACAGAAGCTGTTAAACTATTGCGCAAATTCGACGATCAAACCTTCTCCTTGACCGATGCTGTATCGTTTAAAGTTATGGAACGAGGGGGGATTGAAGAAGCTTTTGCCTTTGATGTTCATTTTAAAGTAGCCGGTTTTACAATGTTGCCATGA
- a CDS encoding flavodoxin family protein, with protein sequence MKVVAFNGSPRKNGNTFASLKIVLSKLEQEGIETELIQLGGKRLSGCKACGGCIRNKDKRCTITDDDMNTFIAKMIEADGIIIGSPVYFGNVTPEVKALIDRSGFVSSANGGLFKRKVGAAVVAARRAGANFTYAAINFFFGINQMIVPNSSYWNMTLSRDIGDLEKDEEGKRTFATLGENMAWLLKKMA encoded by the coding sequence GTGAAAGTAGTGGCTTTTAACGGTAGCCCCAGGAAAAACGGCAACACCTTTGCAAGCTTAAAAATCGTATTGAGTAAGCTTGAACAGGAGGGAATCGAAACAGAACTTATTCAGCTTGGCGGTAAAAGGCTTTCAGGCTGTAAGGCTTGCGGCGGTTGTATCAGGAATAAGGATAAGCGCTGCACCATAACTGACGACGACATGAACACTTTTATTGCCAAGATGATTGAAGCCGATGGTATTATTATCGGCTCCCCGGTTTATTTCGGCAACGTTACGCCGGAGGTTAAAGCCCTGATCGACCGCTCCGGCTTTGTTTCCAGCGCCAACGGGGGTTTGTTTAAGAGAAAGGTCGGTGCCGCTGTCGTAGCTGCGAGGCGGGCGGGGGCTAACTTTACTTATGCCGCCATTAACTTCTTTTTTGGTATAAATCAAATGATCGTACCCAATTCAAGCTACTGGAATATGACCCTTTCCAGGGATATTGGCGATCTGGAAAAAGACGAAGAAGGAAAAAGGACCTTTGCAACCCTGGGCGAAAATATGGCTTGGCTGCTGAAAAAGATGGCTTAA
- a CDS encoding PRK06851 family protein — MPRGKLKKVFPGGNTYMGFYSFYDFIIEPDATRIFVVKGGPGVGKSTFMRKIGEAMLERGFDVEFHCCSSDNDSLDGVVIPKIRVAIIDGTAPHIVDPKNPGAVDEIIHLGDYWDEDKMRASKEQVLQDNQRISRLYRIAYSALKEAKVIRDEWESYVAESMLWPRVYQAKAELLEAIFAGVRSRYNQPARERHLFATALTPRGLVTGNLETLLQDVRRLYTVAGDPGSGVPGILATVARVANEKGLYTEVYHCPFDPNNIDMVIIPEIQVAVMNWQPPHAIDLQDIPGLQVAMALDLNKFIDREHLKLYGNEIASAIVRYQAALDRAIAHIREAKITHDHMESYYIPAMDFEAINIKREEILQRILGYAAEVLGQA, encoded by the coding sequence ATGCCAAGGGGCAAATTAAAAAAAGTATTTCCCGGCGGTAATACCTACATGGGGTTTTATTCCTTTTACGATTTCATTATCGAACCCGATGCCACCCGTATCTTTGTCGTTAAGGGCGGTCCTGGCGTAGGCAAGTCAACCTTTATGCGCAAAATCGGGGAAGCCATGCTGGAACGTGGCTTTGACGTGGAATTCCACTGCTGTTCTTCTGATAACGACTCCCTGGACGGCGTGGTTATACCCAAGATCCGGGTAGCCATTATCGACGGCACCGCCCCCCACATCGTAGATCCCAAGAATCCGGGCGCTGTTGATGAAATCATCCACCTGGGTGACTACTGGGACGAGGATAAGATGCGGGCCAGCAAGGAACAGGTCCTCCAGGACAACCAGCGCATCAGCCGCCTGTACCGTATTGCCTACAGTGCTTTGAAGGAAGCCAAGGTTATCCGGGACGAATGGGAAAGCTACGTCGCTGAGAGCATGCTCTGGCCACGGGTCTACCAGGCCAAGGCCGAACTCCTCGAAGCTATTTTTGCCGGCGTAAGGTCCCGCTATAACCAGCCGGCCAGGGAACGCCATCTTTTTGCCACCGCCCTGACCCCCAGGGGCCTGGTAACCGGCAACCTGGAAACCCTGCTCCAGGACGTGCGACGGCTGTATACGGTAGCAGGGGACCCGGGCAGCGGCGTACCGGGGATCCTGGCGACGGTAGCCCGGGTGGCCAACGAAAAGGGCCTTTATACCGAGGTCTACCACTGTCCCTTTGACCCCAACAATATTGACATGGTCATTATCCCGGAGATCCAGGTGGCGGTCATGAACTGGCAGCCACCCCACGCCATCGACCTGCAGGATATCCCGGGCCTCCAGGTGGCCATGGCCCTGGATTTGAATAAGTTTATCGACCGGGAGCACTTAAAACTCTATGGAAATGAGATCGCCAGCGCCATCGTCCGCTATCAAGCCGCCCTGGACCGGGCCATCGCCCATATCCGCGAGGCAAAGATCACCCATGACCACATGGAGAGTTATTATATCCCGGCCATGGATTTTGAAGCCATTAACATTAAGCGGGAAGAAATCCTGCAGCGCATCCTGGGTTACGCAGCCGAGGTCCTGGGCCAGGCGTAA
- a CDS encoding CopG family transcriptional regulator, translating into MNKVPLQVYLDQRVHERLRQVAKKKKVSKSDLVRKYVYRGLEEDLGREDPALDIIGIGTGKTSDIAQRHDHYLVLRERETWKE; encoded by the coding sequence ATGAATAAAGTTCCTTTGCAGGTATATCTTGACCAAAGAGTTCATGAACGATTGAGGCAGGTCGCGAAGAAAAAAAAGGTATCCAAGTCTGACCTTGTTAGAAAATATGTTTATCGTGGACTCGAGGAAGATTTGGGTAGGGAGGATCCAGCTCTGGATATTATCGGGATAGGAACAGGAAAAACTTCCGATATAGCACAAAGGCATGATCACTACCTGGTTCTACGGGAAAGGGAGACCTGGAAAGAGTGA